TCATCGCTGCGGCCCCGACCGGGGCGGTCCTCCGGGACCGCCCGCCAAGGGCAGGAGTGGATGAGTCGATGGAGACTCCCGGGTCGCAGACATCGCTGCACAGGGCCAATCTGGAGCGGGTCGTCCGCGCCGTACGGATGGCGGGAGCGCTCACCCAGGCGGAGATCGCCCGGAGCACCGGCCTCTCCGCGGCCACCGTCTCCAATATCGTCCGGGAGCTGAAGGACGGGGGAACGGTCGAGGTCACCCCCACCTCGGCGGGCGGCCGGCGGGCCCGCAGCGTCTCGCTCAGCGGCGACGCGGGCATCGTCATCGGCGTCGACTTCGGCCATACGCATCTGCGTGTCGCCGTTGGCAACCTCGCCCACCAGGTGCTCGCCGAGGAGTCCGAGCCGCTGGACGTCGACGCCTCGTCCGCCGAGGGTTTCGACCGGGCCGAGGTGCTGGTCAAGCGGCTGATCGAGGCCACCGGGATCGGCCCGGACAAGGTGATCGGCGTCGGTCTCGGCGTGCCGGGCCCCATCGACGTCGAGTCCGGCACGCTGGGCTCCACCTCCATCCTGCCGGGCTGGACGGGCATCAACCCCAGCGAGGAGCTCTCCGGCCGCCTCGGCGTGCCCGTGTACGTCGACAACGACGCCAACCTCGGAGCGCTGGGCGAGCTGGTCTGGGGCAGCGGCCGGGGCGTCAAGGACCTCGCGTACATCAAGGTGGCCAGCGGGGTCGGCGCCGGTCTGGTGATCGACGGGACCATCTATCGGGGCCCCGGCGGCACGGCCGGCGAGATCGGGCACATCACGCTCGACGAGTCGGGACCGGTCTGCCGCTGCGGCAACCGCGGCTGCCTGGAGACCTTCACCGCCGCCCGCTACGTCCTGCCGCTGCTCCAGCCCAGCCACGGCCCCGGGCTCACCATGGAGCGGGTGGTCCAGCTGGCCCGGGAGGGCGACCCCGGGTGCCGCCGGGTGATCGGGGACGTGGGCCGCCACATAGGCAGCGGCGTGGCCAACCTGTGCAATCTGCTCAACCCCAGCCGCGTCGTGCTCGGCGGCTCGCTGGCGGAGGCCGGGGAGCTGGTCCTGGGGCCCATACGGGACTCCGTGTCGCGGTACGCGATCCCCAGCGCCGCCCGGCAGCTCTCGGTCCTCCCCGGGGCGCTCGGCGGCCGTGCCGAGGTGCTGGGCGCACTCGCCCTGGTGCTCAGCGAGATGGGGGATTCAACCCTTTTGGAGAGCACCCTCCCCGTGGCCACTCCTGCCTTCACTTAGATAACGAATGGCACCGTTGTCATCTCGTTAAGGATTTACTCCTTGACGCTGGCGCTGGGGCCGAGTTGACTTCCAGCCACCTCGGCCGCAACGTCGCGGCCTCGTCAGGGAGGTTCGAGAATGAACACGCGTATGCGTCGTGCCGCCGTTGCCGTTGCCGCCACCACGATGGCGATCTCGCTGGCCGCTTGCGGGAGCGCCAAGGAGTCCGGCGACAAGGCCGAACAGAGCTCGGAGAAGAAGGGCGACGACCTGAAGATAGGTCTGCTCCTTCCCGAGAACCAGACGGCCCGTTACGAGAAGTTCGACCGGCCGATCATCGAGAAGAAGATCAGCGAGCTCACCGACGGCAAGGCGAAGGTCACCTACGCCAACGCCAAGCAGGATGCGAACACGCAGGCGCAGCAGGTCGACACCATGATCACCAACAAGGTCGACGCCCTCATCCTGGGCTCGGTCGACTCCAAGGCGATCGCCAACAGCGTCAAGAAGGCCAAGGACGCCGGCATCCCGGTCGTCGCCTTCGACCGCCTCGCCGAGGGCCCCATCGACGCCTACACCTCCTTCGACAACGAAGAGGTCGGCCGGGCCCAGGGCACCGCCCTGCTGGAGGCCCTGGGCGACAAGGCCGACGGCGGCACGATCGTGATGATGAACGGTGCGATCACCGACCCGAACGCCGCGCTCTTCAAGAAGGGCGCCAAGTCCGTCCTCGACGGCAAGGTGAAGTACGGCAAGGAGTACGACACCAAGGAGTGGAAGCCGGAGAACGCCAACGCCAACATGGAAGCGGCGATCACCGCGCTCGGCAAGGACAAGATCGACGGCGTCTACTCCGCCAACGACGGCATGGCGGGCGGCATCATCACCGCCCTCAAGGGCGCCGGTCTCGACCCGCTCCCGCCGGTCACCGGCCAGGACGCCGAGCTCGCGGGTGTGCAGCGCATCGTCTCCGGTGAGCAGTTCATGAGCGTCTACAAGTCCTACCCGGCCGAGGGCATCGTCGCCGCGGAGATGGCCGTCGCGCTCGCCAAGGGCGAGAAGCTCGACTCCATCGCCACCTCTAAGGTCGACAGCGCCACCACGAAGGGCATCCCGACCGTCCTCGTCCCGGTCGTCTCGCTGACCAAGGACAACATCAAGGACACCGTCATCAAGGACGGCATCTGGACGCTGGACGAGATCTGCTCGGCCAAGTACAAGGCCGCCTGCGACAAGATCGGTCTGAAGTAGTCCCCCCGGGGCTCCGGCCCCAGGGACCCGGCCCGCCCCGAGCAGCCGGGTCCCGCCATCACCACCGCCACCCGGTCCGCCGCGCCTCCGCGAGGGCCGGGCGGCCCACCGCCCGCGCGGGCGCAGGCCCCCGGCCCGCCCGCGTCACGAAGCCTGTCCGGCGTCCCGCACACCAACCGTCCCGCTACCGGGCGGGGCGCCGGACGGAACGCTTCACCGCTCTTCCCGTATCTCTTCTGCTCGACACCGCCGCGCCTTCCCCCGGGCGCGGCATCCCCGCCGGTCAGGCGGCGAAGGAGATGGTTCATGTGTCCGCTACGCCCGTGTTGGCGTTGCGAGGGGTCTCCAAGCGCTTCGGTGCCGTCCAGGTACTCACCGATGTAGAGCTTGAGGTCCACGCCGGCGAGGTGGTCGCCCTGGTCGGCGACAACGGCGCCGGTAAATCAACGCTGGTCAAGACGATCGCCGGAGTGCACCCCATCGATGACGGCGTCATCGAGTGGGAGGGCCGGGCGGTGCAGATCAACAAGCCGCACGACTCCCAGAACCTGGGCGTCGCGACCGTCTATCAGGACCTCGCGCTGTGCGACAACATCGATGTCGTCGGCAACCTCT
This sequence is a window from Streptomyces parvus. Protein-coding genes within it:
- a CDS encoding ROK family transcriptional regulator, producing the protein METPGSQTSLHRANLERVVRAVRMAGALTQAEIARSTGLSAATVSNIVRELKDGGTVEVTPTSAGGRRARSVSLSGDAGIVIGVDFGHTHLRVAVGNLAHQVLAEESEPLDVDASSAEGFDRAEVLVKRLIEATGIGPDKVIGVGLGVPGPIDVESGTLGSTSILPGWTGINPSEELSGRLGVPVYVDNDANLGALGELVWGSGRGVKDLAYIKVASGVGAGLVIDGTIYRGPGGTAGEIGHITLDESGPVCRCGNRGCLETFTAARYVLPLLQPSHGPGLTMERVVQLAREGDPGCRRVIGDVGRHIGSGVANLCNLLNPSRVVLGGSLAEAGELVLGPIRDSVSRYAIPSAARQLSVLPGALGGRAEVLGALALVLSEMGDSTLLESTLPVATPAFT
- a CDS encoding sugar ABC transporter substrate-binding protein, with the protein product MNTRMRRAAVAVAATTMAISLAACGSAKESGDKAEQSSEKKGDDLKIGLLLPENQTARYEKFDRPIIEKKISELTDGKAKVTYANAKQDANTQAQQVDTMITNKVDALILGSVDSKAIANSVKKAKDAGIPVVAFDRLAEGPIDAYTSFDNEEVGRAQGTALLEALGDKADGGTIVMMNGAITDPNAALFKKGAKSVLDGKVKYGKEYDTKEWKPENANANMEAAITALGKDKIDGVYSANDGMAGGIITALKGAGLDPLPPVTGQDAELAGVQRIVSGEQFMSVYKSYPAEGIVAAEMAVALAKGEKLDSIATSKVDSATTKGIPTVLVPVVSLTKDNIKDTVIKDGIWTLDEICSAKYKAACDKIGLK